In Candidatus Kaistella beijingensis, a genomic segment contains:
- a CDS encoding protein-L-isoaspartate(D-aspartate) O-methyltransferase, with translation MNDSFLHKGKRKILVEYLREKIGISDENVLKAMNEVPRHLFLESIFEDFAYEDRAFPILAKQTISHPSTVAEQTELLGLKEKEKVLEIGTGSGYQTAVLVAMNALVYTVERQKDLHDFAHKKLRELHLRPKFQSFGDGFAGLPTFAPFDKILVTCGAEILPTELLHQLKVGGKLVIPMGPTHEQILYRFTKKSDKEFEKEEFGAYKFVPMLGDTNH, from the coding sequence ATGAATGACTCGTTTTTACACAAAGGAAAAAGGAAAATCCTCGTTGAATATCTCCGTGAAAAAATCGGGATTTCTGATGAAAATGTTCTAAAGGCAATGAACGAGGTTCCACGTCATCTTTTCCTGGAAAGTATTTTTGAAGATTTCGCTTATGAAGACCGCGCTTTTCCAATTTTGGCGAAGCAGACGATTTCCCACCCTTCAACGGTTGCGGAACAAACCGAACTTTTAGGATTAAAAGAAAAAGAAAAAGTCTTAGAAATCGGAACCGGAAGTGGTTATCAAACTGCAGTTTTAGTCGCTATGAATGCTTTGGTCTATACCGTTGAACGACAAAAAGACTTGCACGATTTTGCCCATAAAAAGCTTCGGGAGCTTCATCTTCGTCCAAAATTTCAAAGTTTTGGGGATGGTTTTGCGGGTTTGCCGACTTTTGCTCCTTTCGACAAAATTTTGGTGACCTGTGGCGCAGAAATTCTACCGACCGAATTGCTTCATCAACTCAAAGTTGGTGGAAAATTGGTCATTCCGATGGGACCAACTCACGAACAAATTCTCTATCGCTTCACCAAAAAGTCTGACAAGGAATTTGAGA